The DNA region AGGAAAGAAAAGCGCTTTGAGGATCTTGAGAGATATATTATATCATGTCCCCCAAAGTGATGGAACTGATCTGAAAGCAGCTATTGAATACGCCTATCAGATAATTCCCAAACGCTCAATAATATTCATTATTTCTGATTTTCTTGCAGATGATTACAAAGACAGCTTAAGAATATTGGCAGGGAAGCATGATGTTATTGCTTTAAGGATTTTAGATAAAGCTGATCTTGAATTACCCAAATGTGGTTTATTAAATGTTGCTGATCCGGAAACAGGTAGACGCTTTACCATCAATACAGGCAATCGCAAATTAAGAGAGAAATATAAAAAGGCTACTGATCAGGAAAGCTTTGAATTCAATGAAACGATGAAAAAGATAAAAGTGGAAAACAGAACCTTCACAACTGATGAATCTTATACAAAGAAACTAATGGAGTTGTTCCGTGCCAGGAAACACCGACGCTGATATGAAGAAAATAACTCTATTTCATTTAATAATGCTGCTGACAGTCTTTCTTTCAGCACAGGCATTAGATCAAAAAATTGAGAAACCCAGCAAGTTATTTGTTGGTACCCCGTTTAGCATTTATGTGGAAATAACTTCTTCACCAGCTGATACCATATTTGCTCCTCAACTTGATAGTATCGATGTGTTCTTCCCAATGGGGGAGCCACAGCAGCAGGAAATTATTGAAGATGGTGTGAAAAAGAATTTGATTAAAATGACTTTCCAAGCATTTGATACTGGTGATTACACTTTTCCTTCTCTGGAATTTCTGGTTAAATCAGGTTCACAGGACACTGTATTAACAACTCGCGATTTTGTTGTTATCATAAATTCCGTATTACCGGATTCTGCTAATGTTATCAAAGATATTGCGCATCCTTTATCATTAAAACTTGGTTTCTGGGACTATTTTATTCCAATACTTGGTCTGATATTTGTTA from Candidatus Stygibacter australis includes:
- a CDS encoding DUF58 domain-containing protein, with protein sequence MEVSEIIAKIKKIEITTRNLVSELFSGEYHSMFKGQGLEFSEVREYQDGDSFRQIDWNVSARMGHPYIKKFEETRELNVIFLIDVSGSTSTGTHSYLKSEYITEITAVLSFSALSNNDKVGLLLFSDQIEKYSPPRKGKKSALRILRDILYHVPQSDGTDLKAAIEYAYQIIPKRSIIFIISDFLADDYKDSLRILAGKHDVIALRILDKADLELPKCGLLNVADPETGRRFTINTGNRKLREKYKKATDQESFEFNETMKKIKVENRTFTTDESYTKKLMELFRARKHRR